From Homalodisca vitripennis isolate AUS2020 chromosome 1, UT_GWSS_2.1, whole genome shotgun sequence, the proteins below share one genomic window:
- the LOC124352706 gene encoding uncharacterized protein LOC124352706 → MRQDSAWEKIESGITSFPEEHNISLPTRQRIRKRKRFMDELAIEECIEDPIKKVKVDIYFNVLDSLYNQLNDRFQESSLAMVSQMGYFSHDGILKMVDDKKKGLKCNPSSIENLCEYYNLDKELIVDELDIFIDVYKATHLDIDISDVMSEKKKSERTSTANPEDSLSSDHDEDEEQEDVTVTDKFKKKKNVDDWVKRGFIRPYRCLLNLSGFPHLSILYRILLSLPVTSCSAERTMSRLKIVKNRLRSTMGDSWLSSLLILSCEKEILKQISNEEIINRFALSSVQRKKLLLSKI, encoded by the coding sequence ATGCGCCAAGATTCGGCGTGGGAAAAGATTGAAAGTGGCATTACTTCCTTTCCTGAAGAACACAACATTTCTTTACCCACCAGACAACGAATCAGAAAAAGGAAAAGATTCATGGACGAGTTGGCAATTGAGGAATGCATAGAAGACCCTATTAAGAAAGTAAaggttgatatttatttcaacgttCTAGACTCTCTCTACAACCAGCTAAATGACAGATTTCAAGAAAGTTCTCTGGCTATGGTGTCGCAGATGGGATATTTTTCTCATGATGGAATTTTGAAGATGGTAGATGATAAGAAAAAAGGCCTAAAATGTAATCCATCTTCAATTGAGAATCTTTGTGAATACTACAATCTAGACAAGGAATTAATTGTAGATGAACTAGACATCTTCATTGATGTTTACAAAGCTACTCACTTGGACATAGATATTTCTGATGTCATGTCTGAGAAGAAGAAATCAGAGAGAACCAGTACTGCTAACCCCGAGGATAGTTTAAGTTCTGACCATGATGAAGATGAAGAACAGGAGGACGTTACAGTGACTGACAagttcaagaaaaagaaaaatgttgacgACTGGGTGAAAAGAGGATTTATTAGACCATACAGGTGCCTATTGAATCTATCAGGATTCCCTCATCTCAGTATACTTTATAGGATACTGTTGTCTCTGCCAGTCACAAGTTGTTCTGCTGAGAGAACTATGAGTCGGTTGAAGATAGTTAAGAATCGTCTAAGAAGCACCATGGGGGATAGTTGGCTTTCAAGCTTGCTCATTCTTTCTTGCGAGAAAGAAATTCTAAAACAGATCTCAAATGAAGAAATCATCAACAGGTTTGCACTTTCAAGTGTGCaaagaaaaaaacttcttttgtcaaaaatttaa
- the LOC124352718 gene encoding uncharacterized protein LOC124352718, whose protein sequence is MLVEIKVDNGSWQKYVPDPSPSQSTSLDDIPHTLTSRPTQDQDEDVFEPTSESFQDKSTSEIETDAITLPLLEVTDSELETQRSNQELEEQEPDNFGTSDVDEPDSDISSNEDHSDPASYANLKLPPEDINVALNQDLSSIEFPSTGGRKFNPLWKNCILPNNSVKPRKWLVYSKKRTLYFVCLAHYLHFQLNGLYGEQPATEGGQSIEEKEIFYSTRLPKIIYLQRLPEFNGSHKRE, encoded by the exons ATGC tgGTTGAAATAAAAGTCGACAACGGCTCATGGCAAAAATACGTTCCAGACCCAAGCCCAAGCCAATCTACATCCCTGGATGACATCCCTCATACTTTGACGAGTAGGCCTACCCAAGACCAAGATGAAGATGTTTTTGAGCCAACATCAGAAAGTTTCCAAGATAAATCTACCAGCGAGATCGAGACTGATGCAATTACTCTACCACTACTAGAAGTCACAGACTCTGAACTAGAAACACAAAG atCAAACCAAGAACTGGAAGAACAGGAACCTGACAATTTTGGAACAAGTGATGTAGATGAACCAGACTCGGATATTTCATCTAATGAAGATCACAGTGATCCAGCTTCATATGCTAACCTCAAGCTTCCTCCTGAAGACATAAATGTGGCTCTAAATCAAGACTTATCATCAATAGAATTTCCTTCAACGGGTGGAAGAAAATTTAATCCTCtgtggaaaaattgtatattgcccAATAACAGTGTGAAACCTAGGAAGTGGCTAGTGTACAGTAAAAAAAGGACGCTGTATTTTGTTTGCCTTGCACACTATTTGCACTTCCAACTGAACGGTCTGTATGGGGAACAACCGGCTACAGAGGGTGGACAGAGCATAGAGGAGAAAGAGATTTTTTACTCCACGAGACTTCCAAAAATCATATATCTGCAGAGGTTGCCAGAATTCAATGGATCTCACAAAAGAGAATAG
- the LOC124370109 gene encoding uncharacterized protein LOC124370109 isoform X1, with amino-acid sequence MASASSTSARSLFGESKSRLADRVQVNVNNIASVARQIQRGSKSSEIIMQSVRTTLALQEHAIDNTENNIKKLQLIASHLAYQQESIARSCSMIEEVKEQAQAMQR; translated from the exons atggcTTCTGCTTCAAGCACAAGTGCAAGATCATTATTTGGGGAATCTAAATCTAGGTTGGCTGATCGAGTTcaagtaaatgttaataatattgcCTCTGTTGCCAGACAAATTCAACGGGGGTCTAAGTCCAGTGag atAATAATGCAGAGTGTTCGGACGACGCTGGCCCTTCAAGAACATGCTATTGATAATACCGAAAAT AACATCAAGAAACTGCAGCTGATTGCATCACACCTTGCCTACCAACAGGAGTCGATTGCCCGCAGTTGCTCTATGATTGAAGAAGTGAAGGAACAGGCTCAAGCCATGCAGCGGTAG
- the LOC124370109 gene encoding uncharacterized protein LOC124370109 isoform X2, with product MASASSTSARSLFGESKSRLADRVQVNVNNIASVARQIQRGSKSSENIKKLQLIASHLAYQQESIARSCSMIEEVKEQAQAMQR from the exons atggcTTCTGCTTCAAGCACAAGTGCAAGATCATTATTTGGGGAATCTAAATCTAGGTTGGCTGATCGAGTTcaagtaaatgttaataatattgcCTCTGTTGCCAGACAAATTCAACGGGGGTCTAAGTCCAGTGag AACATCAAGAAACTGCAGCTGATTGCATCACACCTTGCCTACCAACAGGAGTCGATTGCCCGCAGTTGCTCTATGATTGAAGAAGTGAAGGAACAGGCTCAAGCCATGCAGCGGTAG